The segment TTGATCTCTTCCCAGCCCTAGAAGATTTGGACTTATAGTTCCTTTTCATCATTGCAGCTCTAGGAATCCTTTAAATAGTTGGGAGGACAGGGGGTTATATGTTATCGATTTCAGGACAATTAGCGCGGAGGATACTGGAGGAGAGCGAGGCACGGGGTCTTGACCCACAACAATACCTAACAATACTTCTCAGCAAGACAACGCCACAAAGGAGACTTGACTTGCTGCCGTTGAAGTATAAAGCAACTATAGCCGAGGCCGTTGCTGAGGCTGCCTTAACCACTTTTAAGAAGGTGGTGGTTGTGTGGAGCGCTGGGAAGGATAGCACTGTTGTTCTGCACGCCACGCTTAAGGCGCAGGAGAGAAGCGGCGGGAAATTCGACGTGGTTTTCATTGATCATTATATGCATTTTGAGGAGACACTCAAATTCATTGAGGAGGTGGAGAAGCAGTGGGGCATCAAGGTCATATTCAAGGGCAACGAGAGGCTTAAGGGGTATAGGTACGGCGATGAAGTGAAGGTAAGCGAATTATCGCCCGGAGATAGGGAGGAACTAGTTAGGATAGGCTACACGGCCCCCACCTTCCGCTACGCCCTAAATAACGTGGCGGCCAATCACTTATTGAAGACAGTGCCCATGAATGAGTTCATTAGGGATGGGGGGTATGAGGGGGTATTGATAGGCATTAGGTGGGACGAGAACCCGGCGAGGGCTGGTGAGGTATTCTTCAGTAGGCGCGAGAACCCGGTTCACGTGAGGGTTCACCCCATTCTCCCATTCACGGAGAGGGATGTGTGGGACTATACCCTAGGCAATAAGTTGCCCATAAATCCATTATACTATAGGGGCTTTAGGAGCA is part of the Thermocladium sp. ECH_B genome and harbors:
- a CDS encoding phosphoadenosine phosphosulfate reductase; the encoded protein is MHFEETLKFIEEVEKQWGIKVIFKGNERLKGYRYGDEVKVSELSPGDREELVRIGYTAPTFRYALNNVAANHLLKTVPMNEFIRDGGYEGVLIGIRWDENPARAGEVFFSRRENPVHVRVHPILPFTERDVWDYTLGNKLPINPLYYRGFRSIDDKYESKPTGDKPAWEQDLEGTPERVGRAQDKEGIMELLRKYGYM